One genomic segment of Candidatus Marsarchaeota archaeon includes these proteins:
- a CDS encoding aspartyl/glutamyl-tRNA amidotransferase subunit A, with protein MQRKSGGALSYLPVSVKDCICTEGLRTTAGSRILDSYVPTYDATAVSKAKAAGGLILGKTAQDEFGFGTFSDTCAYSVPKNPLDPERTCGGSSGGAGCLTAAADFPHIAIAESTGGSITAPAAFTGTVGLTPTYGRVSRYGLIDYSNSMDKIGVIAREVYDSALMLSVLSGHDPLDSTSHKAGPEDFTRHVGKSIKGIKIGIPKEYFEGVDGKISKPVYDAIHKLEAIGAELVDVSLPYTRYAISAYYIIAMGEASTNLARYCGMRYGAHDEIAGEFSEYFSKIRSKGFGEEAKRRIILGTYVRAAGFRDAYYTKALKVRALLIREFKEAFSKIDTLATPSMPILPPRFDEISAMSPLEKYNMDKMTTAPNLCGFPTISVPAGKVDGLPVGMQLIADHFQEGRLISAASALEGGYD; from the coding sequence ATGCAGCGTAAAAGCGGCGGCGCTTTATCCTATCTCCCTGTCTCTGTGAAGGACTGCATATGCACAGAGGGGCTCAGGACCACTGCAGGCTCGAGGATTCTCGACAGTTACGTGCCTACCTATGATGCGACTGCGGTATCAAAGGCCAAGGCCGCCGGCGGATTGATACTTGGGAAGACGGCACAGGATGAATTCGGGTTTGGTACGTTCTCAGACACATGCGCGTATTCAGTGCCAAAGAACCCTCTAGATCCCGAAAGGACCTGCGGGGGCAGCAGCGGTGGTGCAGGATGCCTGACCGCAGCGGCAGACTTCCCGCACATAGCGATAGCAGAATCTACAGGCGGCAGCATAACTGCACCGGCAGCGTTCACCGGCACAGTCGGGCTGACCCCTACCTACGGGCGCGTATCCAGGTATGGCCTTATAGACTATTCCAACAGCATGGACAAGATCGGAGTGATAGCAAGGGAGGTGTACGACTCTGCGCTGATGCTCTCCGTGCTATCAGGCCATGATCCTCTAGACTCGACGAGTCACAAGGCCGGACCTGAGGACTTTACACGGCACGTAGGCAAGAGCATAAAGGGGATCAAGATAGGAATCCCAAAGGAATACTTTGAAGGCGTGGACGGAAAGATCTCAAAGCCTGTGTACGACGCGATACATAAGCTCGAAGCAATTGGCGCCGAGCTGGTCGACGTAAGCCTTCCGTACACGAGGTACGCGATTTCCGCATATTACATAATAGCGATGGGCGAAGCCTCGACAAACCTGGCAAGGTACTGCGGGATGCGATATGGAGCCCATGACGAAATAGCTGGCGAGTTCTCTGAATATTTCTCGAAAATACGTTCGAAGGGCTTCGGCGAAGAAGCCAAGCGCAGGATAATACTCGGAACGTACGTGCGCGCGGCCGGTTTCAGGGATGCATATTACACCAAGGCGCTGAAGGTCCGCGCCCTACTTATACGGGAATTCAAGGAGGCATTCTCAAAAATCGACACGCTTGCAACGCCCTCAATGCCTATATTGCCGCCGAGGTTCGACGAGATAAGCGCTATGTCGCCCCTCGAGAAGTACAACATGGACAAGATGACGACCGCGCCTAACCTGTGCGGCTTCCCGACGATATCTGTGCCCGCCGGCAAGGTCGACGGGCTTCCTGTCGGCATGCAGCTGATTGCCGATCATTTCCAGGAGGGCAGGCTTATAAGCGCCGCCTCGGCGCTGGAAGGTGGTTATGATTAG
- the gatC gene encoding Asp-tRNA(Asn)/Glu-tRNA(Gln) amidotransferase subunit GatC encodes MVDFQKVDATLLERICSDAKLTLDDSEKERFVTEMSEILAAFRSIGEAETEGVRPAYHPTAVENVWRDDAPARKRKIDIKKNTDALEGGYIVGPKLV; translated from the coding sequence ATGGTCGATTTTCAGAAGGTTGATGCCACGCTGCTCGAGCGCATCTGCTCAGACGCAAAGCTCACTCTGGACGACTCAGAAAAGGAGAGGTTCGTCACCGAGATGTCGGAGATACTCGCGGCATTCAGGTCGATAGGCGAAGCCGAAACGGAGGGCGTGCGGCCGGCCTATCACCCCACTGCGGTAGAGAATGTCTGGCGTGACGATGCCCCGGCAAGGAAAAGAAAGATTGACATAAAGAAAAACACAGATGCGCTGGAAGGCGGCTATATAGTGGGTCCAAAACTAGTATGA